In Chryseobacterium gotjawalense, the following are encoded in one genomic region:
- a CDS encoding carboxypeptidase-like regulatory domain-containing protein has product MKTLLYSLLGSLLFLFCVSCREELVGKVSTGIITGKVVKKGTNTPLANVKIYTSPTTQTVFTKTDGTFILDNVPLGDYSLKAELTGYLSTFQGVNVKTQDGISVVFEMSDDNSLNSPPSVPILLTPADQSVDQPTSVNLTWSCTDPDPGDSLKLKFKIIVKNSLNNIVFEKENIKVKNYVLDNLIFGVTYFWQVVADDTVNTPVYSAIQQFKVSDTPNNRFHYVKKAGSNYYIVSSNEAGQNFQFTPNSVNSWRPKLNNDAGLVAFLRTVAGTTQIFTAKKDGSNLKQVTTTQPVLGYNYEDLDFSWSTNGSELLYPSFNKLYKINKDGSGLTLVYTTTDGNFITECDWSIDGSKIALKTNDINGYNAKIFIIDPLGNILQTVLTGQTGAAGGLNFSIAGDKLIFTRDISGYENPNHRQLDSHIFLYNLTTSVLTDISLSSEKPVGSNDLDPRFSPNDAEIIFMNTSNDGISEKSIYKMPLNLLNNGSSRTLLFSTAEMPDWE; this is encoded by the coding sequence ATGAAAACGCTCTTATATTCTTTATTAGGATCTCTCCTTTTTCTTTTCTGCGTTTCCTGTAGAGAAGAATTAGTAGGGAAAGTATCAACAGGCATAATAACGGGAAAAGTAGTTAAAAAAGGAACCAATACTCCGCTGGCTAATGTGAAAATATATACGTCTCCGACTACTCAAACTGTTTTTACTAAAACAGACGGCACATTTATATTAGACAATGTCCCGTTAGGAGATTATTCTTTAAAAGCAGAACTCACCGGTTATTTATCTACATTTCAAGGAGTGAACGTAAAAACACAAGATGGGATAAGTGTAGTTTTTGAAATGTCAGATGATAATTCTTTAAACTCGCCACCTTCAGTCCCAATTTTATTAACTCCAGCGGATCAGTCAGTGGATCAACCTACATCGGTAAACCTTACCTGGAGCTGCACTGATCCTGATCCCGGGGATTCATTAAAGTTAAAATTTAAAATTATTGTAAAAAACAGTTTAAACAATATCGTTTTTGAAAAAGAAAATATTAAAGTTAAAAATTATGTTTTAGATAATTTAATTTTTGGAGTTACTTATTTCTGGCAAGTCGTGGCAGATGATACCGTGAATACTCCAGTTTATAGTGCAATTCAACAATTTAAAGTTTCAGATACCCCGAACAATAGATTTCATTACGTGAAAAAAGCAGGTTCTAATTATTATATAGTTTCCAGTAATGAAGCTGGTCAGAATTTTCAGTTTACTCCAAATTCTGTGAACAGCTGGAGGCCTAAGTTGAATAATGATGCTGGCTTAGTTGCATTCCTGCGAACTGTTGCCGGAACCACCCAAATTTTTACCGCCAAAAAAGATGGTTCTAATTTGAAACAGGTAACTACTACTCAACCGGTATTAGGATATAATTATGAAGATTTAGATTTCAGTTGGAGTACCAACGGAAGTGAACTGCTGTATCCAAGTTTTAATAAACTGTATAAAATTAATAAAGACGGTAGCGGATTAACTTTAGTTTATACCACAACAGATGGAAATTTTATTACCGAATGCGATTGGAGTATTGACGGATCAAAAATAGCTTTAAAGACAAATGATATCAATGGCTACAATGCCAAAATTTTCATTATCGATCCATTGGGAAATATTCTGCAGACCGTTCTAACCGGACAGACAGGTGCCGCGGGGGGACTGAATTTCTCTATTGCCGGTGATAAACTTATTTTCACAAGAGATATCTCTGGATACGAAAATCCAAATCACAGACAACTGGATTCACATATTTTCCTTTATAATTTGACAACCAGTGTTTTAACGGATATTTCTCTTTCAAGTGAAAAACCTGTTGGCTCAAATGATTTAGATCCTAGATTTTCACCTAATGATGCTGAAATTATTTTTATGAACACTTCTAATGATGGGATCTCTGAAAAAAGTATCTATAAAATGCCACTGAATCTACTGAATAATGGATCGTCCCGAACATTATTATTCAGCACTGCAGAAATGCCTGACTGGGAGTAA